A single Penaeus vannamei isolate JL-2024 chromosome 22, ASM4276789v1, whole genome shotgun sequence DNA region contains:
- the Blos4 gene encoding biogenesis of lysosome-related organelles complex 1 subunit 4, with amino-acid sequence MSQPQETGSEQKEHIAKQLAEDYAKYFIVDTTKERGALDHELESMLTRLEEYGSLLDRTRGESRHTLDILVPQVYSHYQALQRTFQSIDNLETLVMRVKNDLGKMEAAVERAEADLGPAHGLTTVIRPLFFKRDHHQTPRPTGSQLTFQPPEIFHTQDFFETQDKHTSGERPKVQS; translated from the exons ATGTCTCAGCCTCAAGAGACAGGATCAGAGCAGAAGGAGCATATTGCCAAGCAGCTGGCAGAAGACTATGCCAAGTATTTCATTGTTGATACAACAAAAGAG AGAGGTGCTCTTGATCATGAGTTAGAATCTATGCTGACTAGACTTGAGGAATATGGAAGTCTCCTGGATCGG ACCCGAGGAGAAAGTCGACACACTTTGGATATACTAGTACCCCAAGTTTACTCACATTATCAA GCCCTACAGCGAACATTCCAGAGTATAGACAatttggaaaccttagtgatgAGGGTAAAGAATGACCTTGGGAAGATGGAAGCAGCTGTAGAACGAGCAGAGGCGGACCTTGGGCCTGCTCATGGCTTAACAACAGTGATACGACCTCTGTTTTTT AAAAGAGACCACCATCAAACACCAAGACCCACAGGATCACAGCTCACTTTCCAGCCACCCGAGATCTTTCACACACAAGACTTCTTTGAAACACAGGATAAACATACTTCTGGTGAAAGGCCAAAAGTTCAAAGCTAA